The stretch of DNA CCAACGGGCACGGTAAGACGAATGTGCTCGAGGCGCTCGGTTACCTGTCGACCCTCTCGTCGCATCGGGTCAGCTCGGACGCCCCGCTGATCAGGACGGGCACGGCCCAGGCGTTCGCGGGGGCGACCGTCGTCAACACCGGCCGGGAACTGACCGTCGATCTCGAGTTGAACGAGGGCAAGTCCAACCGGGCGCGGATCAACCAGTCGCCCACCCGGCGGCCGCGGGAGATTCTCGGGATTCTGCAGACGGTGCTGTTCGCGCCGGAGGATCTGTCGCTGGTTCGCGGTGATCCGGGTGATCGACGCCGCTACCTCGACGAACTCCTCACGTCCCGGATTCCCCGGATGGCGGCGGTGCGCGCTGATTACGAACGCGTGCTGCGACAGCGGTCGGCGTTGCTCAAGACCGCGGGCGGCGCGTTGCGACGGTCTTCGCGGGGCGGCGGTCGGCCGAGCGAGGACGGCGCGAGTGCCCTTGCCACACTCGAAGTCTGGGACGGCCATCTCGCCGCGCACGGCGCCCAGCTGCTCGCCGGGCGGCTGCATCTCGTCCACGATCTGGCGCCGCACCTGGCCGAGTCCTATCAGTCGCTGGCGCCCGAGTCGAGGCCCGCGAGCATCCGCTACCGCTCCAGTCTGGGGTCGTCGCTGCCGCCGGAGTTCACGGCGCCGGCGCGAGCGCCCGAGGCGGGCGACATCGCGTTTCTCGAGGAGCGGTTCCTCCAGGAGCTGTCCGTGATGCGCTCGAAGGAGATCGAGCGGGGTGTGTGCCTCGTCGGACCGCATCGTGACGATCTCGAATTGCACCTCGGCGACACCCCGGCCAAGGGATTCGCGAGTCACGGCGAGTCGTGGTCGTTCGCGCTGTCGCTGCGGCTCGCGGGATTCGCTCTGCTGCGCGCGGACGGCAGCGACCCGGTGCTCATGCTCGACGACGTGTTCGCCGAACTCGACCGCAAACGACGCCGCGCGCTCGCCAAGGTCGCGTTGGACGCCGAACAGGTGCTGATCACGGCCGCCGTGCCGGAAGATGTACCTGAAGAACTCGACGCCGTCCGATTCGGCGTGGAGGCCCGCGACACCGACCGCGGACGAATTTCACACATCCTGGAAGAGACGGAGGACCGCCGTGACGGATGATCCCGAACCCACCGTGCCCGCGGCGACCCCCGAACCGGAGGTGAAGGGAATCGATCTCGCGCGCCGTGCCCTCGAGGAGGCGCGGGCCGCGGCGAAGGCGAGTGGAAAATCCGTCGGGCAGGGACGCCGGTCCGGAACCGGTGTGCGGGCCCTGCGCGCCCGGCGCAGGCGGGGCTGGTCCGGTCCGGGGCCCGACGACCGTGATCCGCAGCCGTTCGGTGCGCTGACCAGCGCGCTCGCGAAGCAACGCGGGTGGTCGCCCAAGGTGTCCGAGGGGACCGTCCTCGGCCGGTGGGTGCAGGTGGTCGGTGAGGACATCGCCGCGCACGCCGAACCGACCGGGTTGCGGGACGGGATTCTGAGCGTCTCCGCGGAGTCGACGGCCTGGGCGACCCAGCTCAGGATGATGCAGTCGCAGATTCTCGCGAAGATCGCCGCGGCCGTCGGCGACGGCGTCGTGAAGTCGCTGCGGATCACCGGTCCGACCGCTCCGAGCTGGCGAAAAGGGGAGCGGCACATCCGGGGGCGCGGCCCCCGGGACACCTACGGATAGGCCGGAGCGGGCGTTCGGTCCCTAGTTTTGTCTATTACCCGGTGTTACAGTTACTCCAATTCATCGAGTGAACTGTGCCACAAGCCTTCGTCGTGGCGCAGCCGCCGGCACGAAGGAGTAGTGAGATGTCCGCCCCGACTGCACCCCGGAACGCGATCCCCGAACCGGACCACATCCTGTTGCAGGCCAGGAATGTCGAGTTCGACTGGTCGAACCTCCCGATGCACTGGATCCCGGGCGACCCGTTCAGCACGCACGTCCTCAACGTCCTGCACCTACTCCTGCCCGCGGGCGAGGAGTGGTTCGTCGAGACGTTCAAGGAAGCCCTGCCGCTGATCGAGGACGAGCAGCTCCGCGACGACGTCGTCGGGTTCATCGGCCAGGAAGCGATGCATGCCAACGCGCACACCGGCGTGCTGGCGCACCTGAAGGAGAAGGGCCTCGATCCGACCCCCTTCACCGAGCAGATGGAATGGACCTTCTCCAAGATCCTCGGACCGCGACCGCTGACCGGTCTGCGTGAGAAGAACTACCTGATCGAGCGGCTGGCGGTCATCGCCGCCATCGAGCACATCACCGCGTTCCTCGGCGACTGGGTGCTCAACGCCGAGGGTCTCGACCGGGCGGGGATGCATCCGACGATGCTCGACCTGCTGCGCTGGCACGGCGCCGAGGAGGTGGAGCACCGGTCGGTGGCGTACGACGTCATGCGGTATTTCGACAAGCGCGAGTCGCGGCGGATCCGCACCCAGCTGATCGTGACCCCGGTCATCGTGTGGCTGTGGGTGCGCGGCACCCGATTCCTCATGCGGAACGACCCGGAGCTCGCCCAGTGGTCGGCGCACCGCCGCAAGCCGCACCTGACCGATTTCTTCGCGGCGGGCAAGCGTGGCACGCTCCCCACCGCCCGCGAACTCGGCAAGCGGATGTCCACGTATTTCACGCGTGCGTACCACCCCGGCAACGAGGGTTCGACGGCGCAGGCCGTGAAGTATCTGGCCTCCTCGCCGGCGGCTCAGGCGGCCGAGCGATGAAGCTGTCCCAGGTTCGGGAGGTGCTCACCGGGCAGGGGCTGCCCCGCTACGACGCACCGCCGGACATCAAGGGCCGCCCGCGTCCCGACCGCGCCATGCGACTCACCGAGGCGGTGGCCGAAAAGTATCTCCGTGTGCTCACCGCATACGAATACGATCCCGGCGTCGCCGGTCACAACCCCGACGTGGCGATGAACATGGTTGTCTCCCAACGGGAAGTCGTCGCACTCGACGACAACGTCGTGCGGCTGCGGTTCGAGGCCGAAGGCGGCGCGGAACTTCCCGCGTGGCAGCCGGGTTCGCACCTCGACTTCCACCTGCCGTCCGGGCTGCGGCGCCAGTACTCGCTGTGCGGCGACCCGTCCGACCGCACGGGCTACAGCATCGCCGTCCGGCGGATTCCCGACGGCGGTGGCGGATCCCTCCAGATGCACGCCCTCCAGCCGGGGGCGTCGGTGACGGTTCGCGGCCCCCGCAACGGCTTTCCGTTCGTGGGCGAGGGGAGTGCCCTCTTCGTCGCGGGCGGTATCGGCATCACCCCCATCCTGGCGATGGTGCGCGCCGCGCGCGATCTCGGGATGGACTGGCAGTTCGTGTATTCCGGCAGGTCGCGGGAGTCCATGCCGTTCCTCGACGAGGTCGAAACATTCGATCGGTCACGGGTTTTCATCCGACCCGACGACGAATTCGGCCTGCCGGATGCCGAGGAGTTGCTGGAGCGGGCCGTGCCCGGCGGCGCCGTGTACTGCTGCGGGCCGACCCCGATGCTGGAATCGGTGCGCCGGGCCTTCCCCGGAAGCCCGGCCACCGCATTGCATTTCGAGCGCTTCGGGGCGCCGCCGGTACTCGACGGAACCGAATTCGAAGTGCAGCTCGTCAGCACCGGTGAAGTGCTCACCGTGCCCGCCGACGAATCCGCCCTCACCGTCATCAAGAAGACGATGCCCGGAGTGGGATATTCGTGCCAGCAGGGTTTCTGCGGCACGTGCAGGGTCAAGGTGCTGTCCGGCGCGCCGGACCACCGCGAGACCCGGCTGACCCGCGACGAGCAGGAGAACGAGATGCTGATCTGCGTGTCCCGCGCCGACAGCGGCCGCCTCGTCCTCGACCTGTGATCCACAGCTTCCCGAACCCGAACGACGACCAGAGGACACCCATGACCCCCTCCACGTCCGGTACCCCCCGGCGGATCACCAACGGTTCCGTCGACCTCGCCGTATTCGAGGAGGGCAACCCCGCCGGCGAGACGATGGTGCTCGTCCACGGCTGGCCCGACACCCACGAACTGTGGAGCCGGGTGGTGCCGTTCCTGAAGGAACGGTTCCGGGTGGTCAGCTACGACAGTCGCGGCGCCGGCCAGAGCACCGTGCCCACCCGGGTCGAGGACTACCGGCTGCCCGCCCTGGCGGGCGACCTGTTCGCGGTGATCGACGCCGTCAGCCCGGGCAAGCCGGTGCACGTGCTCGCACACGACTGGGGCTCGGTGGAGGCGTGGGAGGCGGTCTGCGAACCGGGCGCCCGCACACGAATCGCGTCGTTCACTTCCGTCTCCGGGCCGAACCTCGATCACCTCGGCAAATGGATGCGCCGCCGCATCGCGGACCGACGTTTCGGCGGGCCGCTCGCGCAGGCCGTCGCGTCCGGCTACACCGTCCTGTTCCAGATTCCGGGCCTGGCGACGCTGCCGCTGCGGCTGTGGTTCTCCCGGCACTGGCCGGCGTTCCTGAAGTTCTTCGACCGCCTCGACCCCGCTCTGGTGCGCCCGGCGCCGACACTGGCGGACGACATGGTCAACGGTCTCAAGCTGTACCGGGCCAACATCCGGACGAGCCTGCTGCGACCGCGTGAGCGGTACACCGACGTTCCCGTCCAGCTGATCCTGAACGAGAACGACAAGGCGGTGCGGCCCGTCGGGTACGAGGACACCGAGAGATGGGCGCCCGACCTGCGCCGTCGAGGGGTCGACGCCGGTCACTGGTCGCCCATCTCCCACGCCGAGGACATCGCGCAGCTCGCCGCGGAGTTCGTGCTGGACGTCGAGGACCGGCGGTGGGGACATGCCCCGGACGGGCCGTCCGAGAGCGCGTCGGCCTAGGTTTTCACTCCCTGAGCGCCCTGAAAATTCGTCTACGGGGCGCTCAGGGGTGTCATAGCCCGCTCCTGGGCCAGACGTACCAGTAAGATGGCCGAGGTAACTAGCGGCAAGATTCCCGATTCTCGTCTCCCGCGTGCCCGACCAGGGCG from Rhodococcus opacus B4 encodes:
- a CDS encoding metal-dependent hydrolase; this translates as MSAPTAPRNAIPEPDHILLQARNVEFDWSNLPMHWIPGDPFSTHVLNVLHLLLPAGEEWFVETFKEALPLIEDEQLRDDVVGFIGQEAMHANAHTGVLAHLKEKGLDPTPFTEQMEWTFSKILGPRPLTGLREKNYLIERLAVIAAIEHITAFLGDWVLNAEGLDRAGMHPTMLDLLRWHGAEEVEHRSVAYDVMRYFDKRESRRIRTQLIVTPVIVWLWVRGTRFLMRNDPELAQWSAHRRKPHLTDFFAAGKRGTLPTARELGKRMSTYFTRAYHPGNEGSTAQAVKYLASSPAAQAAER
- a CDS encoding alpha/beta fold hydrolase, with translation MTPSTSGTPRRITNGSVDLAVFEEGNPAGETMVLVHGWPDTHELWSRVVPFLKERFRVVSYDSRGAGQSTVPTRVEDYRLPALAGDLFAVIDAVSPGKPVHVLAHDWGSVEAWEAVCEPGARTRIASFTSVSGPNLDHLGKWMRRRIADRRFGGPLAQAVASGYTVLFQIPGLATLPLRLWFSRHWPAFLKFFDRLDPALVRPAPTLADDMVNGLKLYRANIRTSLLRPRERYTDVPVQLILNENDKAVRPVGYEDTERWAPDLRRRGVDAGHWSPISHAEDIAQLAAEFVLDVEDRRWGHAPDGPSESASA
- a CDS encoding DUF721 family protein; its protein translation is MTDDPEPTVPAATPEPEVKGIDLARRALEEARAAAKASGKSVGQGRRSGTGVRALRARRRRGWSGPGPDDRDPQPFGALTSALAKQRGWSPKVSEGTVLGRWVQVVGEDIAAHAEPTGLRDGILSVSAESTAWATQLRMMQSQILAKIAAAVGDGVVKSLRITGPTAPSWRKGERHIRGRGPRDTYG
- a CDS encoding PDR/VanB family oxidoreductase, translated to MKLSQVREVLTGQGLPRYDAPPDIKGRPRPDRAMRLTEAVAEKYLRVLTAYEYDPGVAGHNPDVAMNMVVSQREVVALDDNVVRLRFEAEGGAELPAWQPGSHLDFHLPSGLRRQYSLCGDPSDRTGYSIAVRRIPDGGGGSLQMHALQPGASVTVRGPRNGFPFVGEGSALFVAGGIGITPILAMVRAARDLGMDWQFVYSGRSRESMPFLDEVETFDRSRVFIRPDDEFGLPDAEELLERAVPGGAVYCCGPTPMLESVRRAFPGSPATALHFERFGAPPVLDGTEFEVQLVSTGEVLTVPADESALTVIKKTMPGVGYSCQQGFCGTCRVKVLSGAPDHRETRLTRDEQENEMLICVSRADSGRLVLDL
- the recF gene encoding DNA replication/repair protein RecF (All proteins in this family for which functions are known are DNA-binding proteins that assist the filamentation of RecA onto DNA for the initiation of recombination or recombinational repair.), translated to MFVRALSLRDFRSWDALGLNLRPGCTVFVGPNGHGKTNVLEALGYLSTLSSHRVSSDAPLIRTGTAQAFAGATVVNTGRELTVDLELNEGKSNRARINQSPTRRPREILGILQTVLFAPEDLSLVRGDPGDRRRYLDELLTSRIPRMAAVRADYERVLRQRSALLKTAGGALRRSSRGGGRPSEDGASALATLEVWDGHLAAHGAQLLAGRLHLVHDLAPHLAESYQSLAPESRPASIRYRSSLGSSLPPEFTAPARAPEAGDIAFLEERFLQELSVMRSKEIERGVCLVGPHRDDLELHLGDTPAKGFASHGESWSFALSLRLAGFALLRADGSDPVLMLDDVFAELDRKRRRALAKVALDAEQVLITAAVPEDVPEELDAVRFGVEARDTDRGRISHILEETEDRRDG